A genomic window from Fusarium oxysporum Fo47 chromosome X, complete sequence includes:
- a CDS encoding Alpha/Beta hydrolase protein has protein sequence MAQATQNTITKFEIVGNTGSSYPLIIFFHGSGDSCKSWGALAELLRPAYHLLLWDRQDPYVRTDVAISELLGFLDSRDTPKQYVLIAHSYGGTFARLFLEARPHQVAGIVLAETGAEPTIDARLEQRQYDKKILGNKPLVVIRGNTLKWKQLQYDQAIAAEQNLASPTLLMQKKLLDATDKEDERLKKAQLQLSRNNRYVHIPDVSHDVIIEKPEAVREAVCWVMEHLQTGEGEVREEEIQVQARGEDETVAKKSFGDRLRGAKKMSLRGSLSKLFKKSVK, from the coding sequence ATGGCACAAGCGACACAAAATACCATCACAAAGTTTGAGATAGTCGGGAACACAGGCAGCTCATATCCTTtgatcatcttctttcaCGGCTCAGGCGACTCCTGCAAGTCTTGGGGGGCTTTAGCAGAACTGCTTCGACCTGCGTACCACCTTCTGCTCTGGGATAGACAAGATCCATATGTCAGAACCGATGTAGCTATTTCCGAACTGTTGGGTTTTCTCGACAGCAGGGACACGCCTAAGCAATATGTGCTGATCGCGCATTCATACGGCGGCACCTTCGCAAGGCTCTTCCTCGAAGCGAGACCGCACCAAGTCGCAGGAATAGTCCTCGCCGAGACGGGTGCAGAGCCAACGATAGACGCCCGACTCGAACAAAGACAATACGATAAGAAGATCTTGGGGAACAAACCACTTGTTGTCATTCGTGGCAACACTCTGAAATGGAAACAACTACAGTATGATCAAGCTATCGCTGCAGAGCAGAACCTCGCTAGCCCGACCCTGCtgatgcagaagaagcttTTGGACGCGAcagacaaagaagatgagagacTGAAGAAAGCACAGTTGCAACTTTCTAGGAATAATCGATATGTACATATCCCGGATGTCAGTCATGACGTGATTATTGAGAAACCAGAAGCGGTGAGGGAGGCTGTTTGTTGGGTCATGGAGCATTTGCAGACTGGTGAAGGAGAGGTTAGGGAGGAAGAGATACAAGTACAGGCGAGAGGCGAGGACGAAACTGTTGCCAAAAAGAGCTTTGGGGATAGGTTGAGAGGAGCGAAGAAGATGTCTCTGAGAGGAAGTCTGTCCAAGCTGTTCAAGAAGTCAGTCAAGTGA
- a CDS encoding glycosyl hydrolases family 31-domain-containing protein: protein MHHDETIQSHHAKNESVYITKHDGLMVFLAQQPALLISIMFFKTLLTSAVAFGTAFAQSKAGVEDLDKPRRDLFEKDLSKCPGYKATNHRETKSGFYADLSLAGQACDVFGIDLPELKLEVEYQTEDRLHVKILDTNNTVYQVPDDIFPRPGYGQWASPKNSKLKFDFKADPFSFTVTRKDSGEVLFDTSGSKLVFESQYLYLKTKLPERPYLYGLGEHSDPFMLNATNYTRTIYTRDAYGCPNGQNLYGAHPIYFDHRKGGTHGVFLLNSNGMDVFIDKKNGKQFLEYNIIGGVLDFYFIAGPTPRDVAKQYAEITTLPLMTPYWGLGFHQCRYGYRDVYEVAGVVANYSAAKIPLETMWTDIDYMDRRRIFTIDPERFPADKYKDLVDTIHARDQHYIVMVDPAVYDMEPNPALTSGLQYDTFMKEPNGSDYRGVVWAGPSVFPDWFNPNSQQYWNELFQNFFDGEHGPNIDALWIDMNEPANFFNRPYPGNNTTPENFAKVDGDPPKAPPVRDGPPARIPGFPESLQPPSLRSTKREVATVAKTTKRSVEVRTTPRNRGVGRWAATRKVWGQNKYGRPGQGWQNGKKTGSGCGPDECKGLPNRELIQPPYMIQNGAGPTLADSTTDTDLVQSGDYVQYDTHNLYGAQMSSHSHNAMRARRPDKRALVITRSTFAGSGKDVSHWLGDNLSQWDQYRFSISQILQFASIYQIPVVGADVCGFGGNVTETLCARWATLGSFYTFFRNHADITSQSQEFYRWPKVTEAARNGISIRYQLLDYIYTAIYKQNQTGTPTLNPMFFNYPKDKNTYSIDLQFFYGDGILVSPVTKENSTKLEYYLPDDIFYEWSTGKPVRGKAQYESAEVDVTDIMVHYKGGLIYPQRVESANTTKALRQKGFNLVIAPGLDGKAEGSLYLDDGESVVQDTASEIDFKYNKGKLSFDGTFEYDAGVGIETITVLGVKSKPKGTDHAEYDAKNKKLVFTANIPLTRKCHVDLF from the exons ATGCATCATGACGAGACGATTCAAAGTCACCATGCCAAGAACGAATCTGTATATATAACCAAGCATGATGGCTTGATGGTTTTTCTTGCTCAGCAACCAGCGCTTCTCATTTCAATCATGTTCTTCAAGACGCTGCTCACTTCAGCCGTTGCCTTTGGCACTGCTTTTGCGCAGAGCAAGGCTGGCGTTGAAGACCTCGACAAACCCCGCAGAGACCTCTTCGAGAAGGATCTCTCCAAATGTCCCGGCTACAAAGCTACCAACCACCGGGAGACGAAGTCAGGCTTCTACGCTGACTTGTCTCTTGCGGGACAGGCCTGCGATGTCTTTGGCATTGATCTCCCCGAGCTGAAGCTCGAGGTTGAGTATCAGACTGAGGACCGTCTTCAcgtcaagatcttggataCGAATAACACCGTCTACCAAGTACCTGATGATATCTTCCCTCGTCCTGGCTATGGACAGTGGGCTTCGCCTAAGAACTCGAAGCTCAAATTTGACTTCAAGGCGGATCCTTTCTCGTTCACTGTGACGAGGAAGGATTCTGGGGAAGTGCTTTTTGACACTTCGGGTAGCAAGCTTGTTTTTGAGAGTCAATACTTGTATCTCAAGACGAAGCTTCCTGAGAGGCCTTATCTTTACGGTCTTGGTGAGCACAGTGATCCTTTCATGCTCAATGCCACCAACTACACCCGCACAATCTACACTCGCGATGCTTATGG TTGCCCCAATGGACAGAACCTCTATGGAGCTCACCCCATTTACTTTGACCACCGCAAGGGCGGCACCCACGgtgtcttcctcctcaatTCCAACGGCATGGATGTCTTcatcgacaagaagaacggCAAGCAATTCCTGGAGTACAACATCATTGGCGGTGTTCTCGACTTCTACTTCATCGCTGGTCCTACGCCCCGCGACGTCGCCAAGCAGTACGCCGAGATCACCACCCTTCCTCTCATGACGCCCTACTGGGGTCTTGGTTTCCATCAGTGCAGATATGGATACCGAGATGTCTACGAAGTCGCAGGCGTGGTGGCCAATTACTCTGCTGCCAAAATCCCGCTCGAGACTATGTGGACTGACATCGACTACATGGACCGTCGTCGCATCTTCACTATCGACCCTGAGAGATTCCCTGCTGATAAGTACAAGGATCTCGTTGACACTATCCACGCTCGCGATCAGCATTACATCGTCATGGTTGATCCAGCTGTGTATGATATGGAGCCCAACCCAGCTCTCACCAGCGGTCTTCAGTACGATACTTTCATGAAGGAGCCTAATGGTTCAGACTACAGAGGAGTTGTCTGGGCTGGACCCAGTGTCTTCCCCGATTGGTTCAACCCGAACTCTCAGCAGTACTGGAATGAACTCTTCCAGAATTTCTTCGACGGAGAGCATGGTCCTAACATCGATGCTCTCTGGATCGATATGAACGAGCCcgccaacttcttcaaccgTCCTTATCCCGGCAACAACACCACTCCCGAGAACTTCGCCAAGGTCGACGGTGATCCTCCCAAGGCCCCTCCCGTCCGAGACGGCCCTCCTGCTCGCATCCCCGGATTCCCTGAGAGTCTCCAGCCACCCTCCCTCCGCTCCACCAAGCGCGAAGTTGCCACTGTCgccaagaccaccaagcGCTCCGTCGAAGTCCGCACCACTCCTCGCAACCGCGGTGTTGGTCGCTGGGCAGCTACCCGCAAGGTCTGGGGCCAGAACAAGTACGGTCGTCCTGGCCAAGGCTGGCAAAACGGCAAGAAGACTGGCTCTGGCTGCGGTCCTGACGAGTGCAAGGGTCTTCCTAACCGAGAGCTCATCCAGCCTCCTTACATGATTCAGAACGGCGCTGGGCCTACACTGGCTGACAGTACCACCGACACCGATCTCGTTCAGAGTGGAGATTACGTTCAGTATGATACGCACAACTTATATGGTGCTCAGATGTCTTCTCACTCTCACAACGCTATGCGTGCGCGACGCCCTGACAAGCGTGCTCTAGTCATCACACGAAGTACCTTTGCTGGTTCCGGCAAGGATGTTTCGCACTGGCTTGGCGATAACCTGTCTCAGTGGGATCAATACCGCTTCTCCATCTCTCAGATCCTGCAGTTCGCTTCTATCTACCAGATTCCCGTTGTCGGTGCTGATGTCTGTGGATTTGGTGGCAACGTCACCGAGACCCTTTGTGCTCGATGGGCTACCCTTGGAAGTTTCTATACTTTCTTCCGTAACCACGCCGACATTACTTCTCAGTCTCAGGAGTTCTACCGCTGGCCCAAGGTTACTGAGGCTGCTCGCAATGGTATTTCCATCCGATACCAGCTCC TTGACTACATCTATACTGCCATCTACAAGCAGAACCAGACCGGTACTCCTACTCTCAACCCCATGTTCTTCAACTACcccaaggacaagaacaCCTATTCCATCGATCTCCAGTTCTTCTACGGTGATGGTATTCTCGTCAGCCCCGTCACCAAGGAGAACAGCACCAAGCTCGAGTACTACCTCCCCGATGACATTTTCTACGAGTGGTCCACCGGCAAGCCCGTCCGCGGTAAGGCTCAGTACGAGTCCGCCGAGGTTGACGTCACCGACATCATGGTCCACTACAAGGGCGGTCTTATCTACCCTCAGCGCGTTGAGAGCGCCAACACAACCAAGGCTCTCCGCCAGAAGGGTTTCAACCTCGTCATCGCCCCTGGTCTTGACGGAAAGGCCGAAGGTTCTCTgtatcttgatgatggcgagtCTGTTGTTCAGGACACTGCTTCTGAGATCGACTTCAAGTACAACAAGGGCAAGTTGAGCTTCGATGGAACTTTTGAGTATGATGCGGGTGTTGGTATTGAGACCATTACTGTTCTGGGCGTCAAGTCTAAGCCCAAGGGTACGGACCATGCTGAGTATGATGctaagaacaagaagctcgtgTTTACTGCGAATATTCCGTTGACGCGCAAGTGTCACGTTGACTTGTTCTGA
- a CDS encoding major facilitator superfamily domain-containing protein: MATTHTTLQAPFETISLASRSQNEDPPETRRAGRVFEADPAFTTSPASRRLIISLLVCANTIQFMSNCVTIAGGLALSKDLGRESGPGKANWMVASYPLTQGAFVLVTGRLGAIYGHSQLTLLGCAIFTLFSLINAFTKTYDSFIAMRSLTGVGGGVFMPNAVSIITTMVPPGRSRNVVLGFFAASPPLGGMIGALFAGVFIDNVNWMWLFVLIAGIAAFNLAWLAYLMPKETPVDKGGHIDIPGIILGLGSLLLFNVVCNQAPSAGWNAPYEIALLVLSVVMFLAFLLWEKRYAKDPIMPLSVFQAPTFTALVFVVLLSYMAFGIGLWYSTSWQYLLRGVSVTRIGIHWVPFGLSSVLAVFIAAWLIPRVAAQWIMAIGVTVTLVGNILLATMPVQQTYWAQVFPAMVLYGFCPDLVYVAAQVIASNSVNRRQQGVASSLIGTLNLYGNSLGQGFAGTIETEIGTNNNDEVRGYRAALYFAAGLALLGLALDILFVRVPKDQREGWDDPSDSGEQELNGMTTAIEGRASLRT, translated from the exons ATGGCCACAACTCATACCACTCTCCAAGCGCCCTTTGAGACAATTTCCCTGGCAAGCAGGAGCCAGAATGAAGATCCCCCAGAGACTCGTCGGGCGGGGCGAGTCTTTGAAGCTGACCCTGCATTCACGACAAGTCCAGCATCACGTCGACTGATCATCTCGCTACTGGTTTGTGCAAATACGATCCAG TTCATGTCCAATTGTGTCACCATCGCTGGCGGTCTAGCTCTGAGTAAAGATCTGGGGCGTGAATCAGGTCCCGGCAAGGCGAACTGGATGGTCGCTTCGTATCC ACTCACTCAAGGTGCATTCGTCCTGGTGACTGGCCGACTGGGCGCCATCTACGGCCACTCCCAACTCACCCTTCTCGGCTGTGCAATCTTcaccctcttctctctcatcaATGCCTTCACCAAGACATATGACTCTTTCATCGCCATGCGCTCTTTGACAGGTGTTGGTGGCGGTGTCTTTATGCCCAATGCCGTCTCAATTATTACCACCATGGTTCCACCAGGCCGATCGCGAAACGTCGTTTTGGGTTTCTTCGCAGCGTCGCCGCCTCTCGGAGGAATGATTGGCGCATTATTCGCGGGTGTGTTTATTGATAATGTGAATTGGATGTGGCTTTTTGTTCTCAT TGCTGGTATCGCGGCTTTCAACCTGGCTTGGTTGGCGTACCTCATGCCGAAGGAAACCCCAGTTGACAAGGGTGGGCATATCGATATTCCTGGAATCATCTTGGGACTGGGAAGTTTACTACTCTTTAACGTAGTATGCAA CCAAGCACCATCAGCTGGATGGAACGCGCCCTACGAGATAGCCCTGCTGGTTCTTTCCGTGGTCATGTTCCTTGCCTTCCTGCTCTGGGAGAAGCGTTATGCCAAGGACCCCATCATGCCATTGTCAGTCTTTCAAGCGCCGACCTTCACAGCTCTGGTCTTTGTTGTGCTCTTG AGCTACATGGCATTCGGAATCGGGCTTTGGTATTCAACAAGCTGGCAGTACCTCCTGCGCGGAGTATCTGTCACCCGAATTGGCATTCATTGGGTGCCATTCGGGCTCAGCTCTGTGCTCGCTGTATTTATCGCAGCATGGCTAATCCCCCGCGTTGCAGCGCAATGGATCATGGCGATCGGTGTGACTGTTACTCTGGTTGGCAATATCCTCCTCGCGACAATGCCAGTACAACAAACGTACTGGGCGCAGGTCTTCCCAGCCATGGTTCTCTACGGTTTCTGCCCCGACTTGGTATACGTCGCCGCACAAGTGATCGCCAGCAACAGTGTCAATCGTCGTCAACAGGGCGTAGCGAGTAGTCTGATTGGAACTCTGAACCTTTACGGAAACAGTTTAGGTCAAGGCTTTGCTGGGACGATTGAGACGGAGATTGGAACAAACAACAACGATGAGGTTAGAGGATACAGGGCAGCTCTGTATTTTGCGGCTGGCCTGGCActgcttggcttggctttggATATCTTGTTTGTCAGGGTGCCGAAGGATCAGCGCGAAGGATGGGATGATCCGTCCGATAGCGGTGAACAAGAGCTGAATGGCATGACTACCGCTATTGAGGGACGGGCCTCACTGCGAACTTGA
- a CDS encoding heterokaryon incompatibility protein-domain-containing protein → MATTGMPVKDLPATFRDAITVTNHLGLEYIWIDALCIIQLDAEDWSLHSVTMAKVYSCSAITLAAAASSDAHGGLFRERNPASINGAKVNLKWPSHELEGEFYLVPTDPWEKAVANSPLLKRAWVFQERLLSRGTVYFAHDMLYWECGELYASELYPEAGPWDLQYRYKRFDVADRLPSGVQSVEDYRFKHVYTELLTRELNAEKTVTDEEMFLYVWASVVAQYSVGKLSKETDKLIAIDGVAEQLTSIVPREQYLKGLWKQESLPLSLLWRTETEEEPPSTRVAPSWSWASVYTPVDFNFLFRAQTEPKVVTKVIDIIAPDNEPESLEISRPPALVLQGPLTEVRFRSASRSALGPLHSNWWKSHNTIRNRIKFLKPLDLTPRLVFMGKGLKADYPCAIWLDREVPKNSRIFALKIAEADIRHPWQKRLPSECGLLLITDQERGTFRRIGMFEIAVEKMKRDWADQKTSFTAVSKLRDGIWSDSGIDKRFYLGKDEKDGYTIKIV, encoded by the coding sequence ATGGCGACTACTGGAATGCCTGTCAAAGACCTCCCTGCAACATTCCGTGATGCAATAACTGTCACAAATCATCTTGGTCTGGAGTATATCTGGATAGACGCCCTTTGCATTATCCAGCTTGATGCAGAAGACTGGAGTTTGCACTCGGTGACGATGGCGAAAGTTTACTCATGCTCAGCAATAACACTTGCTGCAGCAGCATCATCGGACGCACATGGGGGACTCTTTCGCGAACGCAACCCTGCAAGCATCAATGGTGCGAAGGTCAATCTCAAATGGCCATCACACGAGCTTGAAGGGGAATTTTATCTGGTACCAACAGACCCCTGGGAGAAAGCAGTTGCAAACTCACCACTGTTGAAGCGGGCATGGGTATTCCAAGAACGCCTTCTATCACGAGGAACCGTTTACTTTGCTCACGATATGCTTTATTGGGAATGTGGCGAGCTCTACGCTTCGGAGCTTTATCCTGAGGCAGGACCTTGGGATCTGCAGTACCGATACAAGAGATTTGATGTTGCTGATaggcttccctctggtgtgCAGTCAGTAGAGGATTACAGGTTCAAGCATGTATACACAGAACTTCTCACGCGAGAACTCAACGCAGAGAAGACAGTTACGGATGAAGAGATGTTTCTCTACGTATGGGCTTCAGTGGTAGCTCAGTACAGCGTCGGCAAACTGTCGAAAGAGACTGATAAGCTCATTGCTATTGATGGTGTAGCTGAGCAGTTGACGAGTATTGTACCGAGAGAGCAGTATCTCAAGGGACTCTGGAAACAGGAAAGTCTTCCACTCTCTCTACTATGGCGCACCGAAACGGAAGAGGAACCGCCGAGTACCCGCGTCGCGCCGAGTTGGTCTTGGGCATCTGTTTATACGCCGGTtgacttcaacttcttgttcCGAGCGCAGACTGAACCCAAGGTCGTCACGAAAGTCATCGATATCATCGCCCCCGACAATGAGCCAGAGAGTCTCGAGATATCACGCCCTCCGGCACTTGTTCTTCAGGGCCCTCTCACCGAAGTGCGCTTTAGATCTGCTTCACGCAGTGCACTAGGACCCTTGCATTCAAACTGGTGGAAAAGCCACAACACGATAAGAAATCgcatcaagttcttgaaaCCACTTGACCTGACGCCTAGACTTGTATTCATGGGGAAAGGCTTGAAGGCCGATTATCCATGTGCTATCTGGTTAGATAGGGAGGTGCCAAAGAATAGTCGAATATTCGCGCTCAAGATTGCGGAAGCTGATATTAGACATCCTTGGCAGAAGAGGTTACCATCTGAGTGCGGCTTATTATTAATCACTGATCAAGAAAGAGGGACTTTTAGGAGAATTGGCATGTTTGAGATTGCTGTTGAGAAAATGAAGAGGGATTGGGCGGACCAGAAGACATCGTTCACGGCGGTATCGAAGTTGAGAGACGGAATATGGAGTGATTCAGGCATAGACAAGAGGTTTTATTTGGGGAAGGATGAGAAAGACGGATATACTATCAAGATAGTCTAA